In Xiphophorus maculatus strain JP 163 A chromosome 15, X_maculatus-5.0-male, whole genome shotgun sequence, the following are encoded in one genomic region:
- the hadhb gene encoding trifunctional enzyme subunit beta, mitochondrial: MASMLLNTMRTGAVGPSWAVRSVARSLSTTTQLKAQVQTESKKTLARPGVKNIVLVEGVRTPFLLSGTTYADLMPHDLARAALQGLLNRTGIPKDAVDYLIYGTVIQEVKTSNVAREAALGAGFSDKIPAHTVTMACISSNQAMTSAVGMIAAGQCDAIVAGGVEFMSDVPIRHSRKMRKTMLSLNKAKSVGQRLGLLASIRLAHLAPELPAVAEFSTAETMGHSADRLAAAFGVTRQEQDEFALRSHTLAKKAQDQGLLEDVISFKVPGRDIVSKDNGIRPSSMEQMSKLKPAFVKPHGTVTAANSSFLTDGASAVLIMSEEKALSMGFKPKAYLRDFVYVSQDPKDQLLLGPTYATPKVLERAGLSLSDIDVFEFHEAFAGQIMANLKAMDSDWFAQTYMGRKAKVGTPPLDKFNLWGGSLSLGHPFGATGCRLVTTVAHRLKKEGGQYGMVAACAAGGQGHAMVIEAYPQ, from the exons ATGGCCTCCATGTTGCTGAACACGATGCGGACCGGCGCCGTCGGACCGTCCTGGGCCGTGCGATCTG ttGCACGCTCCCTCAGTACAACAACACAGCTCAAGGCTCAAG TacaaactgaaagcaaaaagaCGCTGGCTCGACCCGGGGTGAAGAACATCGTTCTGGTTGAAGGAGTTCGAACCCCTTTCCTCTTGTCTGGAACTAC GTATGCTGATTTAATGCCCCACGACCTGGCCAGAGCAGCTCTTCA GGGTTTACTGAACAGGACAGGAATACCTAAGGATGCTGTGGATTACCTCATATATGGGACGGTCATCCAGGAGGTTAAGACCAGCAACGTGGCCCGGGAg GCGGCGCTGGGGGCCGGCTTCTCTGACAAGATTCCCGCTCACACCGTCACCATGGCCTGCATCTCCTCCAACCAGGCGATGACCTCAG CCGTTGGAATGATTGCAGCAGGCCAGTGTGACGCCATCGTGGCCGGCGGCGTAGAGTTCATGTCCGACGTTCCGATCCGTCACAGCCGAAAGATGAGGAAGACCATGCTGTCCCTCAACAAGGCCAAAAGCGTCGGCCAGAGGCTCGGCCTGCTGGCCAGCATCCGGCTGGCACATCTGGCTCCAGAG CTCCCTGCTGTCGCCGAGTTCTCCACAGCGGAGACGATGGGCCACAGCGCAGACCGTCTGGCCGCGGCGTTCGGGGTCACCAGGCAGGAGCAGGACGAGTTTGCGCTGCGGTCGCACACACTGGCCAAGAAGGCTCAGGACCAGGGGCTGCTGGAGGACGTGATTTCCTTTAAAGTTCCCG GTCGGGATATCGTCTCAAAGGACAACGGCATCCGTCCGTCTTCCATGGAGCAAATGTCCAAACTAAAACCTGCCTTCGTCAAGCCGCATGGCACGGTCACTGCTGCCAACTCGTCTTTCCTG ACTGACGGCGCCTCTGCTGTTCTCATCATGTCTGAGGAGAAAGCTTTGTCCATGGGGTTCAAGCCCAAAGCCTACCTCAG AGACTTTGTCTATGTGTCCCAGGACCCCAAAGATCAGCTGCTTTTGGG gccGACTTACGCTACACCTAAAGTCCTGGAACGGGCCGGCCTGTCGTTGTCCGACATCGATGTGTTTGAGTTTCACGAAGCATTCGCT GGTCAGATTATGGCAAATCTGAAGGCGATGGATTCTGATTGGTTTGCTCAGACATACATGGGCAGGAAAGCAAAG GTTGGGACTCCACCGTTGGATAAGTTCAACCTGTGGGGCGGCTCTCTGTCTCTGGGCCACCCGTTCGGTGCCACAGGCTGCAGGCTGGTGACCACCGTGGCTCATCGGCTGAAGAAGGAGGGCGGACAGTACGGCATGGTGGCCGCCTGCGCTGCAGGAGGACAG GGTCATGCCATGGTGATTGAGGCCTATCCCCAGTAA